One Miscanthus floridulus cultivar M001 chromosome 11, ASM1932011v1, whole genome shotgun sequence DNA window includes the following coding sequences:
- the LOC136493726 gene encoding multiple organellar RNA editing factor 3, mitochondrial-like, translating to MAAASATRRGLSALLLSSSRALPRRLGPLAAAAASAHIAPWPWALLASRGARTASSGGSGYSPLNDPSPNWSNRPPKETILLDGCDYEHWLIVMEFPTDPKPSEEEMVAAYVKTLAAVLGSEEEAKKKIYSVCTSTYTGFGALISEELSYKVKGLPGVLWVLPDSYLDVPNKDYGGDLFVDGKVIHRPQFRFNERQQVRSKPRPRYDRRREVVQVERRETMQRGPSTQQQRPPFPQQATQNQEQSQE from the exons ATGGCGGCTGCATCAGCCACCCGCCGCGGCCTCTCcgcgctcctcctctcctcctcccgcGCGCTCCCCCGCCGCCTGGGCCCCCTCGCCGCCGCGGCTGCTTCAGCCCACATCGCCCCGTGGCCGTGGGCCCTTCTCGCGTCGCGCGGAGCCAGGACCGCGTCGTCCGGCGGGTCCGGGTACTCGCCGCTGAACGACCCGTCCCCGAACTGGAGCAACCGCCCGCCCAAGGAGACGATCCTTCTCGACGGCTGTGACTACGAGCACTGGCTCATCGTCATGGAGTTCCCCACCGACCCCAAGCCCTCCGAGGAGGAGATGGTCGCGGCCTACGTCAAGACCCTCGCGGCCGTCCTCGGAAG TGAGGAGGAAGCAAAGAAGAAAATCTACTCAGTGTGCACTTCAACATACACAGGGTTTGGTGCATTGATTTCAGAGGAGTTATCGTACAAAGTTAAAG GATTGCCGGGAGTCCTTTGGGTTTTACCTGATTCATATCTGGATGTTCCTAACAAGGACTACGGAG GCGATCTGTTCGTAGATGGCAAAGTCATACACAGACCTCAGTTCCGATTCAATGAGAGACAGCAGGTAAGGAGTAAGCCTCGTCCTCGCTACGACAGACGCCGTGAGGTTGTCCAAGTGGAGCGGAGGGAGACAATGCAAAGAGGCCCTTCGACGCAGCAGCAGAGGCCGCCATTTCCACAGCAGGCTACACAGAATCAAGAGCAGAGCCAGGAGTAG